TGATCCCGCCTGTATTGGTGCCAATGCCGACGGTGACGCTCCCGGTCGTCGTCACATTGCTCAGCTCCGTGTTCGTCAGGCTGAACTGCTTGCTCGCGTCCTCCACCCCGATCGTCTCCGTCAGCAGCCCCGGCCGCAGCGTCACCGCCGCCGCCCCTGCGTTGAGTGTGCCCTGCAGCACCACGTCCGCCGCGACGATCGTCGCCGCACCACTGGAGACCGCCGAGCCCACGTTGTTCTGCGAATAGACGCCGGTGCCGTTGCTGTCACTGTCCGCATTCGCCGTGTACGCCCCCGTCGTCGTCACATCCGCATTCGCCCCCGATAGCGTGATGCCGTTGGCAGCCGTCAAGTTGATCGCGCCGGACCCAGATGTGATCGTCTCATTTGCGGTGATTGAACTCCCCGCGCCTGCTGCCGTGAGAGTCACCGTCCCCGTGCCGTTCGCGGAAATCGCTTCGGTCGTCGTGATGGGTGTACCCGTCGTCGTGACACTGACGGCGCCGTTGGAGGAGGTGGAAATACCGGTCAAGCCGCCGAGCGTAGCGCCGCCGATGTTCACGGCCAAGGTCGGTGAGGTGAAAAAGGCGCCTCCGGATTGCGAGCGAGCCTCGAGATTGGTGACGCTCACGCGCATCGGCGCTCCCGCGGTGCCGATGCCGCCGCCCCCGCCTGCTCCATTCACATCCAATGCGGCGGACGTCGCGGTGATCAATTCATTGGCCGATGCCCGCGCAATCCCACTGCCGACCGTCGGCCCATTGTTCACGACCAGGACATGTCCGGCCCCGGCGTTGACGGCCTCGAGCGTGATGTTGCCGCTCGTGTTATTCGTCAACCCCGCGCCGGTGTTCATCGTGATCGTGATGTTCGCCCCCGCGGAGCTCAGCGACGTGCCCGCCGCCATCGTGATGGCCGCTGTCCCGACGTCGCGGTTCGCGTTCTGGACGCCGTTTGCCGTGGTCTCATTTGCCGTCAGGCTGATCGGCGCGTTATTCGTGGCGACATTCGCATTGATGTTGATGGAGCGCCCGGCCTGCGCCGTCAGGCCGATGCCGGCCCCGACGATCGAGACCGCGTTGGTGAAGGTGATGTCGTTGTTGGCCTGCAAGACGACATTGGCGAGCGCTGTATTGATCGCGGCGGGCGCGATGGTGGCGTCCGCGGCGGGGGTATCGGTGAATTGATCCACGGCGGACAGGAGAGCGATTCCCCCCGTCGCCACAACGATATTGTGGGGATCGAGGAGGAGCGTGCCGGTTTTGCCCAGGGGCGCGAGGGCGTCCACGGAGGCGGCAAAGCCCAGGCCCTCCTTGCCCGACACTTCGACGAAGCCGCCGCTTCCGCCCCCCTCACCGCCGCGCGCCAGGATCCGCGCTCCGCTCGAGGCGGTCGTCTGGCTCTCGGACCACACGGAAACCCGGCCGGCGTCGGAGTTGTTGCGGCCGCTCACGTCGATGGCGCTCTCGCCGAAGAGCGCGGT
The nucleotide sequence above comes from Candidatus Methylomirabilota bacterium. Encoded proteins:
- a CDS encoding filamentous hemagglutinin N-terminal domain-containing protein, with product MNSFWLLERTKRTPRARSCWLRLRVLLASALAGLITAGPAGALPQGGQVVSGQAVISQPNGTTLQIQQVTGKVIINWSGFSVGLNELVRFLQPGVTSVAINRVIGGGASVILGQITANGRIVLNNPTSITFGPGAVVNVGGLLATTLNMKDADALAGRYVFQQGPGGLGSIVNQGTITAAPGGFVILSAPSVVNQGTIKAELGTVQLSSGRQLTVDFAGDGLVRFVVDGALAAQSLGADGRPLSSRVSNDGRIQADGGRVELTAKVAGDVLSSVVNNSGIIEARSLVNHGSVVRLIGGDDAVVAANANAAVRPAGQVAGAVTNTGAIDVSAAVSGAAPGQVLLLGERVGLWGTIDARGADQARGGNVTITSTLRTALFGESAIDVSGRNNSDAGRVSVWSESQTTASSGARILARGGEGGGSGGFVEVSGKEGLGFAASVDALAPLGKTGTLLLDPHNIVVATGGIALLSAVDQFTDTPAADATIAPAAINTALANVVLQANNDITFTNAVSIVGAGIGLTAQAGRSININANVATNNAPISLTANETTANGVQNANRDVGTAAITMAAGTSLSSAGANITITMNTGAGLTNNTSGNITLEAVNAGAGHVLVVNNGPTVGSGIARASANELITATSAALDVNGAGGGGGIGTAGAPMRVSVTNLEARSQSGGAFFTSPTLAVNIGGATLGGLTGISTSSNGAVSVTTTGTPITTTEAISANGTGTVTLTAAGAGSSITANETITSGSGAINLTAANGITLSGANADVTTTGAYTANADSDSNGTGVYSQNNVGSAVSSGAATIVAADVVLQGTLNAGAAAVTLRPGLLTETIGVEDASKQFSLTNTELSNVTTTGSVTVGIGTNTGGITIGTDALVNQSKPLTFLSAGNIVVNANGLTNAGAVTMTTSGTGA